Proteins encoded together in one Hydrogenoanaerobacterium saccharovorans window:
- a CDS encoding phage tail protein: MEKFGTILTSAGLEAITACMVAGTKLNITHLAVGDSNGAYYDPTEAQTALRREKWRGTAVVSAVTGNARRIVITAVIPSTVGGFDIREAGVFDDRGRLIAVTKYALTEKPDPSSGAAKDSHIQLVVDVVNAGSVSITVDPSAAFVLQREFKQHTDAKDVHVTQDEKQRWDRKADGNHNHNTQYAGINHSHTAQDVGAAPANHNHDGRYATAAQGTNADNALARANASLPVAGGDMTGALRVTPTTWNDWSQVRNISVRPKGAAYPGSGEGAANGSFVFFYK; encoded by the coding sequence ATGGAGAAATTCGGCACAATTTTGACGAGTGCGGGGTTGGAGGCAATCACCGCCTGTATGGTTGCAGGCACCAAGCTGAACATCACGCACCTGGCGGTGGGGGATAGTAACGGTGCTTATTACGACCCCACCGAGGCACAAACAGCTTTGCGCCGTGAAAAATGGCGCGGTACAGCCGTTGTAAGTGCGGTAACGGGTAACGCACGCCGTATTGTTATAACAGCCGTCATACCGTCCACTGTCGGCGGGTTTGATATCCGCGAGGCGGGGGTGTTTGATGATCGCGGCAGGTTGATTGCAGTGACCAAGTACGCACTCACCGAAAAGCCCGACCCGAGTAGCGGTGCGGCAAAAGATTCACACATACAGCTTGTTGTGGACGTTGTGAACGCAGGTTCAGTATCCATTACGGTTGACCCCTCGGCAGCATTTGTGTTGCAGCGAGAGTTCAAACAGCACACCGATGCAAAAGATGTCCATGTTACGCAGGATGAAAAGCAGCGGTGGGATAGAAAAGCCGATGGCAACCACAACCACAATACGCAGTATGCGGGTATCAATCATAGCCACACTGCCCAAGATGTAGGCGCTGCCCCGGCAAACCACAACCACGACGGACGGTACGCCACTGCTGCCCAAGGCACTAACGCGGATAATGCACTTGCAAGGGCAAATGCGTCGTTACCTGTTGCAGGCGGAGATATGACAGGCGCATTGAGAGTAACCCCCACCACATGGAACGACTGGTCGCAAGTGCGCAACATCAGCGTTCGCCCAAAAGGTGCAGCTTACCCGGGCAGCGGTGAGGGGGCAGCAAACGGCAGCTTCGTATTTTTCTATAAGTAG
- a CDS encoding GH25 family lysozyme — protein sequence MAQINVIDISEHQSRRGRIDYYKVKASGVVGVMIRIGWAGYEGGLDVDESLHYNITGANAAGLGVGLYVYTYATSTAAAKRAAQEAVAIANKYKGMITYPIVYDVEETKLPCLTNLGRAKLTDTVVAFCDEVQRQGYYAMWYTYTAFVRQYLDLPRLAPYDLWVADYRSKALLDAQIGRSYGMWQYIGGEGSCPGVTGPCDRNYAYKDYPAIIKAAGLNGFSKAVTPPTKPAETQTDELARICAELTASKEYTAHLKKRVDAIIAERDTYKNRCERAVQLLTE from the coding sequence ATGGCACAGATTAATGTGATTGATATCAGTGAGCATCAGTCTCGCCGCGGCAGGATTGATTATTATAAGGTCAAAGCAAGCGGTGTGGTAGGTGTGATGATACGCATCGGCTGGGCGGGTTACGAGGGCGGGCTCGATGTGGATGAGAGCCTGCACTATAACATTACCGGTGCCAATGCCGCGGGTTTAGGCGTGGGGCTCTACGTTTACACCTATGCAACCAGTACCGCTGCTGCCAAACGTGCAGCGCAGGAGGCTGTTGCCATCGCCAACAAATACAAGGGCATGATTACATACCCCATCGTGTACGATGTAGAGGAGACAAAACTGCCCTGCCTCACCAACCTCGGCAGAGCCAAACTGACCGATACCGTGGTTGCCTTTTGCGACGAGGTGCAGCGGCAGGGTTACTATGCAATGTGGTATACTTACACTGCTTTTGTGCGGCAGTACCTTGATTTACCAAGGCTTGCACCCTATGATTTATGGGTTGCCGATTACCGCAGCAAAGCACTGCTTGATGCACAAATTGGGCGCAGCTACGGCATGTGGCAGTACATCGGCGGCGAGGGCAGCTGCCCGGGTGTTACCGGCCCGTGTGACCGCAACTATGCCTACAAAGATTACCCGGCAATCATCAAGGCGGCAGGGCTCAACGGTTTTAGCAAAGCAGTGACACCACCCACCAAGCCCGCCGAAACACAGACGGACGAACTGGCGCGCATCTGCGCCGAGCTCACCGCAAGCAAAGAGTACACCGCACATCTTAAAAAGCGGGTGGATGCCATCATCGCCGAGCGCGACACGTACAAAAACAGATGCGAACGGGCAGTACAGTTGTTAACTGAATAG
- a CDS encoding baseplate J/gp47 family protein translates to MIEFVKNDPQEIFKGMITAAEKAAGETLLPGDERYMFLQQMVPVIVGVRAAINDTGNQNLLRYARGEVLDAYGDDRDVQRLPASKASVTLRFSIAVALGFDVTIPAGTRVTPDGVLNFTVNEQAVIAAGATTVDVTATAEYAGKRYNGFLPGQIANIVDPIVHVSTVTNTNISSGGTDVEDDDSYRERIRLSLEMIPTTGCADGYIGWAKTVSSNIADVAVSADTQGNVYLHVLTKDAAPPSDTLLKQVANVVSAKKRRPLTDHVTVQGAVPKSYNITLTYYISKANSAEEVKIQNRIERVAAAYKQEMQSHLGGYINPDTLRGNLYTAGAYRIDITAPVFTELAENEVAVCESLTLTYGGLL, encoded by the coding sequence ACCCGCAGGAGATTTTTAAGGGTATGATAACGGCTGCCGAAAAAGCGGCAGGTGAAACATTGCTGCCGGGAGATGAGAGGTACATGTTTTTACAGCAAATGGTGCCTGTCATTGTCGGCGTACGCGCGGCAATCAATGACACGGGCAACCAAAACTTGCTGCGTTATGCCCGCGGTGAGGTGTTGGACGCTTATGGTGATGACCGTGACGTGCAGCGTCTGCCCGCCTCCAAGGCATCGGTTACACTGCGGTTCAGCATTGCCGTGGCATTGGGCTTTGATGTGACCATCCCCGCAGGCACACGTGTGACACCCGACGGTGTGCTGAATTTTACAGTCAACGAGCAGGCTGTAATTGCTGCGGGCGCAACCACTGTGGATGTTACCGCCACCGCCGAATACGCGGGTAAAAGGTACAACGGATTTTTGCCCGGTCAGATTGCCAACATTGTAGACCCCATCGTGCATGTAAGTACAGTCACCAACACCAATATCAGCAGCGGGGGCACAGATGTTGAGGACGACGACAGCTACCGCGAGCGCATACGCCTCAGCCTTGAGATGATACCCACGACGGGTTGTGCAGATGGATATATCGGCTGGGCAAAAACGGTATCGAGCAATATTGCGGATGTGGCTGTCTCCGCGGATACACAGGGCAATGTTTACCTGCATGTGCTCACAAAAGACGCCGCGCCGCCGTCCGATACGTTGCTCAAGCAGGTTGCGAATGTTGTGAGTGCGAAAAAGCGCAGACCGCTCACCGACCATGTGACGGTGCAGGGTGCGGTACCAAAAAGCTATAATATCACGCTTACATACTATATCAGCAAGGCAAACAGCGCCGAAGAAGTAAAAATTCAGAATCGCATCGAACGTGTTGCGGCAGCCTATAAGCAAGAAATGCAGTCGCATCTCGGAGGGTACATCAACCCCGATACACTGCGCGGCAATCTTTATACAGCGGGTGCTTACCGCATTGATATAACAGCCCCCGTGTTTACCGAGCTTGCAGAGAATGAGGTTGCTGTGTGCGAAAGTCTTACGCTCACTTATGGGGGGCTGCTGTGA
- a CDS encoding phage tail protein I, whose amino-acid sequence MMTLENVSLLSLQTSYMRQDPTTVALCAALDEQFRQLGEDVKRVLIYARIGALDDALLDELAWSMHVDGYDAKAGIDEKRRMIKSSLRIHRYKGTVYAVEQVVADVFGEDAEVLEWFDYEGKPYHFKVNVYCKEHGASAADILRAERLILASKNLRSVLERIVLILFSKGTLQVNSAAIISEVTMILPLPQFGGGAVFCGGVISSELVQIEPLQTADK is encoded by the coding sequence ATGATGACGTTGGAAAACGTGTCGCTGTTGTCGCTGCAAACCTCGTATATGCGGCAAGACCCCACCACCGTTGCCCTTTGTGCCGCCTTGGATGAGCAGTTTCGGCAGCTGGGGGAGGACGTCAAGCGGGTGCTGATTTACGCGCGTATTGGGGCATTGGACGATGCGTTGCTGGATGAGCTTGCATGGAGCATGCACGTTGACGGATACGACGCAAAGGCGGGCATAGACGAAAAGCGCAGAATGATTAAAAGCAGCTTGCGCATCCACCGTTACAAAGGTACGGTTTACGCCGTCGAGCAGGTTGTTGCCGACGTGTTCGGCGAAGATGCCGAGGTGTTGGAATGGTTTGACTATGAGGGCAAGCCGTATCATTTTAAGGTGAACGTTTACTGTAAAGAGCACGGCGCCAGTGCGGCAGATATCCTGCGGGCAGAACGGCTGATACTGGCAAGCAAAAACTTACGCTCGGTGTTGGAGCGCATCGTGTTGATTCTTTTCAGCAAAGGTACATTGCAGGTAAACAGCGCGGCAATTATCAGCGAAGTAACAATGATTTTACCCCTGCCGCAGTTCGGGGGCGGTGCGGTGTTCTGCGGCGGTGTAATCTCAAGCGAGCTTGTACAGATTGAGCCGCTGCAAACCGCAGACAAATAG